One genomic segment of Candidatus Methanoperedens sp. includes these proteins:
- the cas1b gene encoding type I-B CRISPR-associated endonuclease Cas1b: MKEDYYITQDGGLTRHENTVYFENENTKRALPVNKIYSIYAYGRLSFSSGVVDYLAKSGIPIHFFNYYGFYEGSFYPRETLISGDLTVKQASNYLDSAKRLILAKSFVEGACGNILKNLNYYAREMKSLETHISGIESEIARLPGTATIPEVMNVEGRIRNIYYTALDEIFPENYRIIKRSRMPPANRMNTLISFGNSLMYTTTLSEIYNTQLNPTISFLHEPFERRFSLALDVSEIFKPIIIDRIILKLVNKNMLDDACFRGEIGDMLLSEKGKKLFLAEYNEKLSTTIKHRGLEQNVSFKRLIRLELYKLVKHCLGEKDYKPLIMWW; encoded by the coding sequence ATGAAGGAAGATTATTATATCACACAGGACGGCGGCCTTACAAGGCATGAAAATACGGTATATTTCGAGAACGAAAACACAAAACGCGCCCTTCCGGTAAATAAGATATACTCAATATACGCATACGGCAGGCTCAGCTTTTCATCCGGGGTCGTGGATTATCTTGCAAAGAGCGGGATACCGATACACTTCTTTAATTATTATGGTTTTTACGAAGGCTCATTCTATCCGCGCGAAACGCTGATAAGCGGCGATCTGACCGTGAAGCAGGCATCGAATTATCTCGACAGCGCAAAGAGACTGATACTTGCAAAATCCTTTGTTGAAGGCGCTTGCGGCAATATCCTGAAAAATCTCAACTATTACGCGCGGGAGATGAAAAGTCTTGAAACACATATCAGCGGCATCGAATCCGAGATCGCGAGACTGCCGGGGACAGCAACTATCCCTGAGGTCATGAATGTAGAAGGACGGATAAGGAATATTTATTATACGGCGCTTGATGAGATATTCCCTGAGAATTACAGGATAATCAAAAGGTCAAGGATGCCGCCGGCGAACAGGATGAACACGTTAATCAGTTTCGGGAATTCCCTGATGTACACAACAACTCTTTCGGAAATATACAATACCCAGTTAAACCCCACTATTTCTTTCCTTCATGAGCCATTTGAAAGGAGATTCTCGCTTGCTCTTGATGTAAGCGAGATATTCAAACCCATAATTATCGACAGGATCATCCTGAAGCTTGTGAATAAGAACATGCTTGACGATGCTTGTTTCAGGGGGGAGATAGGAGATATGCTGCTCAGTGAAAAAGGGAAAAAGCTGTTCCTGGCAGAATATAATGAGAAGCTTTCCACAACTATCAAACACAGAGGACTGGAACAAAATGTTTCTTTCAAACGGCTTATAAGACTTGAATTGTATAAACTCGTGAAGCATTGCCTTGGTGAAAAGGATTACAAACCTCTCATTATGTGGTGGTAA
- the cas2 gene encoding CRISPR-associated endonuclease Cas2 has translation MYVIIVYDVGVERVNKVRIYLKQYLNWVQNSVLEGELTEPEYMKIMNGLRDVIDESQDNVICYKSRDRKYLAIDEIGTKKAEITTII, from the coding sequence TTGTATGTAATAATTGTTTATGATGTGGGGGTGGAAAGGGTGAACAAGGTGAGGATTTACCTCAAGCAGTATCTTAATTGGGTGCAGAATAGTGTGCTGGAAGGGGAGCTTACAGAACCTGAATACATGAAGATAATGAATGGGCTCAGGGATGTAATAGATGAATCCCAGGATAATGTTATCTGTTATAAATCGAGAGATCGGAAGTATCTCGCTATTGATGAAATAGGAACTAAAAAGGCTGAGATCACAACAATAATCTGA